The Nitrospira sp. genome contains a region encoding:
- a CDS encoding DsbA family oxidoreductase, with translation MTDQTLRIEVYSDVICPWCYVGKRRLERALKEWGDESPVDVKWKPFQLNPTMPKNGMDRTIYLQTKFGSLDRFREMEQRLLKAGNQEEIPFAFEKIGRTPNTLLAHRLIWYSGAQGHQDAVVDQLFKGYFEEGLDIGSPSTLEELADRAGLRAGEFLVGEAGAAEVKAEESIGHRLGIRGVPYFVVDGMYGISGAQPPEVFLSAFQRGKADRVEGEPHRR, from the coding sequence GTGACCGATCAGACTCTCCGGATCGAGGTGTATTCCGATGTCATCTGCCCCTGGTGCTATGTCGGCAAGCGACGGCTCGAACGGGCGCTCAAGGAATGGGGTGATGAGTCCCCGGTGGACGTGAAATGGAAGCCGTTTCAATTGAATCCGACTATGCCAAAGAACGGGATGGATCGAACGATATACCTTCAAACCAAGTTCGGCAGCCTGGATAGATTTAGGGAGATGGAACAGCGCCTGTTGAAGGCTGGAAATCAGGAAGAGATACCGTTTGCCTTTGAGAAGATTGGGAGAACACCGAACACTCTCTTGGCCCATCGGTTGATTTGGTATTCCGGGGCACAGGGCCACCAGGACGCGGTGGTCGATCAACTATTTAAAGGATATTTCGAAGAAGGTCTCGATATAGGCTCTCCGTCGACCTTAGAAGAGTTGGCCGATCGGGCAGGACTACGAGCGGGCGAGTTTCTCGTGGGCGAAGCGGGAGCCGCTGAGGTCAAAGCCGAAGAATCGATTGGTCACCGGTTGGGTATTCGAGGAGTGCCTTACTTCGTCGTCGATGGAATGTACGGAATCTCCGGTGCACAACCGCCTGAAGTATTTCTTTCGGCCTTTCAACGGGGAAAAGCCGATCGTGTGGAGGGTGAGCCACACCGGAGATGA
- a CDS encoding pirin family protein: MTIGTVANKEVVGVYQPGSTHMVGDGFPVRNLFPSNDLDREVSPFLLLDYAGPQHFPSTDHPRGVGEHPHRGFETVTIIYEGVVAHRDSAGNAGVIRRGDVQWMTAASGVVHEEMHEKKWAKEGGTLQAIQLWVNLPRAEKMSAPGYQEILNTDIPVIELDGGAGQLRVIAGSFQGRKGPARTFTPIELYDLHLVARGRIELNLPERHNTLIFVLQGQASVNGSREAGESELIVCARNGSLVTIDAQAESRLLVMGGVPIDEPVARYGPFVMNTKAELVQAVEDYQAGRMGHLS; this comes from the coding sequence ATGACAATAGGAACGGTGGCTAACAAGGAAGTCGTGGGTGTCTATCAACCCGGCTCAACTCACATGGTCGGCGACGGATTTCCCGTGCGGAATCTTTTTCCGAGCAACGATCTCGATCGAGAGGTCAGCCCGTTTCTCCTGCTGGATTACGCCGGGCCCCAGCATTTTCCGTCCACCGATCATCCTCGAGGGGTGGGGGAACATCCGCATCGAGGGTTTGAAACAGTCACAATCATCTATGAGGGTGTCGTGGCCCATCGAGATTCGGCCGGAAATGCCGGCGTGATCCGGCGGGGCGATGTCCAGTGGATGACGGCAGCGTCAGGCGTCGTGCATGAGGAGATGCATGAAAAAAAGTGGGCCAAGGAAGGTGGGACTTTGCAGGCCATCCAGTTATGGGTGAATCTGCCGCGTGCCGAGAAAATGTCGGCACCAGGGTACCAGGAGATTCTCAATACAGATATTCCAGTCATCGAATTGGATGGTGGGGCTGGACAGCTCCGGGTCATTGCAGGGTCATTTCAAGGTCGAAAAGGGCCGGCCCGTACCTTTACGCCGATCGAGCTCTATGATCTGCATCTGGTCGCTCGTGGTCGGATCGAGCTCAACCTGCCGGAGCGGCACAACACCTTGATCTTTGTTTTGCAAGGCCAAGCCTCAGTGAACGGATCGCGCGAGGCAGGAGAATCGGAATTGATTGTCTGCGCGCGCAATGGCTCTCTGGTGACAATCGATGCGCAGGCAGAAAGTCGGCTTCTGGTCATGGGTGGAGTTCCCATCGATGAACCGGTCGCGCGGTATGGCCCCTTTGTCATGAATACGAAAGCCGAACTCGTTCAGGCGGTGGAGGATTACCAAGCCGGCAGGATGGGGCACTTATCGTGA
- a CDS encoding NmrA family NAD(P)-binding protein: protein MFVVIGATGNTGSAVVETLLSKKQPVRVIVRSVEKGVGWNAKGAEVAVASLDDVSALSKGLEGANGVYVMVPPNYGAEAWVTERRTRVERAAQAVEQSGVDHIVFLSSVGGHITGATGPIRTASYGEHVFGCSAKRLTILRPGYFMENWAPVIGAAKTEGILPTFLAPEVKIPMISTKDIGRVAAEQLIAGGYGKRIVEMAGPEEYSPNQVAEALGHILGKRVTAQHAPLSAVVPTFTSFGFSDEAAKLFEEMYAAFSNGTIRYEEPGKLVRGTITLSEALRGMV, encoded by the coding sequence ATGTTTGTTGTGATCGGCGCCACTGGAAATACGGGATCGGCTGTTGTGGAGACATTACTCAGCAAGAAACAACCGGTGCGGGTGATCGTTCGCTCGGTTGAGAAGGGGGTCGGCTGGAACGCGAAAGGGGCGGAGGTTGCTGTTGCGTCTCTCGACGATGTGTCTGCGTTGAGCAAGGGACTGGAAGGGGCGAACGGAGTGTATGTGATGGTGCCGCCAAACTATGGTGCGGAGGCCTGGGTGACTGAACGACGAACGAGGGTTGAACGCGCGGCGCAAGCCGTTGAGCAAAGTGGGGTTGACCATATTGTATTTCTGTCATCGGTCGGTGGACACATCACGGGAGCGACCGGCCCGATTCGAACCGCGAGTTATGGTGAGCACGTGTTCGGTTGTAGCGCCAAACGTCTGACCATTCTCCGCCCTGGCTACTTTATGGAGAACTGGGCACCTGTCATCGGTGCAGCAAAGACAGAGGGAATCTTGCCGACGTTCCTTGCGCCTGAGGTAAAGATTCCGATGATTTCAACCAAAGATATCGGTCGGGTTGCTGCGGAACAACTGATCGCCGGGGGGTATGGCAAGCGGATCGTGGAAATGGCCGGCCCGGAAGAGTACAGTCCGAATCAGGTGGCGGAAGCGCTTGGTCACATTCTGGGGAAAAGAGTGACGGCCCAACACGCGCCTTTGAGCGCCGTTGTGCCGACGTTCACATCGTTTGGGTTTTCTGACGAGGCAGCGAAGTTATTCGAGGAGATGTACGCCGCCTTTTCGAACGGAACGATCAGGTATGAGGAGCCCGGCAAGCTTGTGCGTGGAACGATCACCTTGTCGGAAGCGTTACGGGGGATGGTGTAG